The Streptomyces sp. NBC_01363 region ATCTGGGCCGGCTCCGGCAAGCCCGTCCTCGCCCTGGAGACGGTCAAGGCCGGGGTGCAGAAGGACGGCACGCCGAGCCGGGTGCACACCATCACCGACGCGATCACCGGCAAGAAGCTCCAGAGCTACGAGGCGGTCGAAACCGGCGTCGGCAACAGCCAGTACAGCGGCGAGGTCGAGCTGTCGACCACCGCGGCCGGCTCCGGCTTCGAGCTGACCGACGGCGACCGCGGCGGCCACAAGACGTACGACCTCAACCAGGGCGAGAGCGGCACCGGTGACCTCGTCACGGACGACGACGACACCTGGGGCGACGGCACCGGCAACGACCGCCAGACCGCCGCGGTCGACGCCGCCTACGGCGCCGCGCAGACCTGGGACTTCTACAAGTCGGCGTTCGGCCGCGACGGCATCGCCGGTGACGGCAAGGCCGCGTACTCGCGGGTCCACTACGGCGACGCGTACGTCAACGCGTTCTGGGACGACAGCTGCTTCTGCATGACGTACGGCGACGGCGCCGACAACAAGAGCGCGCTGACCGCCCTCGACGTCGCGGGCCACGAGATGAGCCACGGCCTGACCGCGTCCACCGCCAACCTCGACTACTTCGGCGAGTCCGGCGGCCTGAACGAGGCGACCAGCGACATCCTCGGCACCTCGGTCGAGTTCGCCGCGAACAACAGCACGGACGTCGGCGACTACCTCATCGGCGAGAAGATCGACATCAACGGCGACGGCACCCCGCTGCGCTACATGGACAAGCCGAGCAAGGACGGCGGCTCGGCCGACTCCTGGGACAGCAGCGTCGGCGACCTCGACGTGCACTACTCCTCCGGCGTCGCCAACCACTTCTTCTACCTGCTGTCCGAGGGCAGCGGCGCGAAGACCATCAACGGGGTCGACTACGACTCCCCGACCAGCGACGGCTCGACCGTCACCGGCATCGGCCGGGACAAGGCCGTCCAGATCTGGTACAAGGCCCTCTCCGAGTACATGACGTCGACCACCGACTACGCGGGCGCCCGTGAGGCGACCGAGAAGGCGGCGACCGACCTGTACGGCGCGGACAGCGCCGAGCTCACCGCGGTCCAGGCCGCCTGGGGCGGCGTCAACGTGAAGTAGTCCGAACAGCAGCACTCCGACGGGAGCCGGTCAGCCCTTCGAGGCGGGCCGGCTCCTGCCGTACAGCCAGGTGTTCCACAGCTCCGTCAGGTCCTGCCCGGTCGTCTTCTCCACGTAGGCGGTGAAGTCGGCGGTCGACGCGTTGCCGTGCCGGTGGGCCTTCGTCCAGCCCCTGACGAGCGCGAAGAAGCGCTTGTCGTCGTCCACGGCCTGCCGGATCCTGTGGATGACCATCGCCCCGCGCCCGTACACCGGCGCCTGCGAGATGTCCGCGGCCGTCGGCGGATCGGCCGGCGGGAAGGCCCAGTTGTCGTCGTCCGCGAAGGCGGCGTCGAACCGGCCCTGGACCGGTCTGCCGTTCTTGTCGGCCTCCCACAGCCACTCCGCGTACGTCGCGAAGCCCTCGTTC contains the following coding sequences:
- a CDS encoding M4 family metallopeptidase, giving the protein MTPHMNTRRAAALAAVAAMVVVGMQTGAANAVPDNGNDGPSATHSVVPFSANKASQRNAAIKSAQSEVASTADSLGLGGKEKLIVRDVIKDADGTVHTRYERTYDGLPVLGGDLVTHTAPGGKLKGVTKATKARISVPSTTPKIKTAAAARKVIWAGSGKPVLALETVKAGVQKDGTPSRVHTITDAITGKKLQSYEAVETGVGNSQYSGEVELSTTAAGSGFELTDGDRGGHKTYDLNQGESGTGDLVTDDDDTWGDGTGNDRQTAAVDAAYGAAQTWDFYKSAFGRDGIAGDGKAAYSRVHYGDAYVNAFWDDSCFCMTYGDGADNKSALTALDVAGHEMSHGLTASTANLDYFGESGGLNEATSDILGTSVEFAANNSTDVGDYLIGEKIDINGDGTPLRYMDKPSKDGGSADSWDSSVGDLDVHYSSGVANHFFYLLSEGSGAKTINGVDYDSPTSDGSTVTGIGRDKAVQIWYKALSEYMTSTTDYAGAREATEKAATDLYGADSAELTAVQAAWGGVNVK